In a genomic window of [Empedobacter] haloabium:
- a CDS encoding DUF4115 domain-containing protein, with amino-acid sequence MDSERQEQPNNQQAQAPGAQLAAQRQAMGLSIDQIADQLKLAPRQVVAIEQGDYASLPNMAVTRGFIRAYAKVVRLDPAPLVAQIEVTPTVAPTADHGTVRREKISTSFSESRFPSLTESRPKPTRWLVGGAVVLVLAAAAAAWQSGVISTDLFKRSSSAADPAPVASQPGTATTALPAPHVPLVQPTTPAPATAEQPVATAPAAPVTETAPATTAAPAPVATAPATPVVATPAPATAAAPAAGANALVLTVNQDSWIEVRSPGSKPLISRLVKAGSTETVEIDKQSTLVVGNPDGVRATLRGQPLDLPKLPNRTISRVQVK; translated from the coding sequence ATGGATTCAGAACGGCAGGAACAGCCTAATAACCAGCAGGCTCAGGCGCCCGGAGCACAGCTGGCAGCCCAGCGCCAGGCGATGGGTCTTTCGATCGACCAGATCGCCGACCAGCTCAAGCTGGCGCCGCGCCAGGTGGTGGCGATCGAGCAGGGCGACTATGCGTCGCTGCCGAACATGGCCGTCACGCGCGGCTTCATCCGCGCCTATGCCAAGGTGGTGCGGCTCGATCCGGCGCCCCTGGTGGCGCAGATCGAAGTGACGCCCACCGTCGCCCCCACGGCCGACCACGGCACCGTGCGGCGCGAAAAGATCTCGACATCGTTCAGCGAATCGCGCTTCCCGTCGCTGACGGAAAGCCGGCCGAAGCCCACGCGCTGGCTGGTTGGCGGCGCCGTCGTGCTGGTGCTGGCTGCCGCGGCCGCCGCCTGGCAGTCGGGCGTCATCTCGACCGACCTGTTCAAACGCTCCAGCAGTGCCGCCGATCCGGCCCCGGTGGCGTCCCAGCCGGGCACGGCCACGACGGCGTTGCCGGCGCCGCACGTGCCGCTGGTGCAGCCGACCACGCCGGCACCGGCGACGGCTGAGCAGCCGGTCGCGACTGCGCCAGCCGCACCGGTCACCGAAACGGCACCGGCCACCACCGCGGCCCCCGCGCCGGTAGCGACGGCACCGGCCACGCCGGTCGTCGCGACGCCGGCGCCGGCCACCGCGGCGGCACCCGCCGCCGGTGCGAACGCGCTGGTACTGACGGTGAACCAGGACTCCTGGATCGAAGTGCGCAGCCCCGGCAGCAAGCCGCTGATCTCGCGCCTGGTCAAGGCGGGCAGCACCGAAACGGTCGAGATCGACAAGCAGTCGACCCTGGTGGTCGGCAACCCGGATGGGGTGCGCGCGACGCTGCGCGGCCAGCCGCTGGACCTGCCGAAGCTGCCGAACCGCACGATCTCGCGTGTCCAGGTCAAATAA
- the der gene encoding ribosome biogenesis GTPase Der, which yields MKPVIALVGRPNVGKSTLFNRLTRSRDALVADLPGLTRDRHYGEGRVGERPFLVIDTGGFEPVAKEGIMFQMALQTKQAVAEADVVVFLVDGRQGMTPHDKTITDFLRKSGRPVLLVVNKAEGMKYTSAVSDFYELGLGDPYAISGAHGDGVHDLVQEALDKAFASRPSDAEELLPSERGIKLALVGRPNVGKSTLINTLVGEERVIAFDMPGTTRDSIEIPFERDGKHYTLIDTAGIRRRGKVFEAVEKFSVVKTLQSISEANVVVLMLDAQQDVSEQDAHIAGFILESGRALVVAVNKWDGLTSDQRDQIKMDLDRKLDFLGFAKTHFISALKGTGVVQLMKSVDGAYAAAMADLSTPKLTRALAEAVEKQEPKRKGGMRPKMRYAHQGGMNPPIIVIHGNSLDAISEPYKRYLEKHFRDTFNLVGTPLRIELRTGKNPFDKRKE from the coding sequence ATGAAGCCGGTAATTGCACTCGTGGGCCGCCCGAACGTCGGGAAATCGACCCTATTCAATCGTCTGACCCGCTCGCGCGACGCGCTGGTGGCGGACTTGCCAGGTCTGACGCGCGATCGTCACTATGGCGAGGGCCGCGTCGGCGAACGTCCCTTCCTGGTCATCGATACCGGCGGTTTCGAACCGGTCGCGAAGGAAGGCATCATGTTCCAGATGGCGCTGCAGACCAAGCAGGCCGTGGCCGAAGCGGACGTGGTCGTGTTCCTCGTCGATGGCCGCCAGGGCATGACGCCGCACGATAAGACCATCACCGACTTCCTGCGCAAGAGCGGCCGCCCCGTGCTGCTGGTGGTGAACAAGGCCGAAGGCATGAAGTACACGTCGGCCGTCTCCGACTTCTATGAGCTGGGCCTGGGCGATCCGTACGCGATCTCCGGCGCGCACGGCGACGGCGTGCACGACCTGGTGCAGGAAGCGCTGGACAAGGCGTTCGCGTCGCGGCCAAGCGATGCGGAAGAGCTGCTGCCGTCCGAGCGCGGCATCAAGCTGGCGCTGGTGGGCCGCCCGAACGTGGGCAAGTCCACCCTGATCAACACGCTGGTGGGCGAGGAGCGCGTCATCGCCTTCGACATGCCGGGTACCACGCGCGACTCGATCGAGATCCCGTTCGAGCGCGACGGCAAGCACTACACGCTGATCGACACGGCCGGCATCCGCCGCCGCGGCAAGGTGTTCGAGGCGGTCGAGAAGTTCTCGGTCGTGAAGACGCTGCAGTCGATCTCGGAAGCGAACGTGGTCGTGCTGATGCTGGACGCCCAGCAGGACGTCTCGGAGCAGGACGCCCACATCGCCGGCTTCATCCTGGAAAGCGGGCGCGCGCTGGTCGTCGCCGTCAACAAGTGGGACGGCCTGACCTCCGACCAGCGCGACCAGATCAAGATGGACCTGGACCGCAAGCTGGACTTCCTCGGCTTCGCCAAGACCCACTTCATCTCCGCACTGAAGGGCACCGGCGTGGTGCAGCTGATGAAGTCCGTGGACGGCGCCTACGCCGCGGCAATGGCCGACCTGTCGACGCCGAAGCTGACGCGCGCGCTGGCCGAGGCGGTCGAGAAGCAGGAGCCCAAGCGCAAGGGCGGCATGCGGCCGAAGATGCGCTACGCCCACCAGGGCGGCATGAACCCGCCGATCATCGTCATCCACGGCAACTCGCTGGACGCGATCAGCGAGCCGTACAAGCGCTACCTGGAAAAGCACTTCCGCGACACGTTCAACCTGGTCGGCACGCCGCTGCGTATCGAGCTGCGTACCGGCAAGAATCCTTTCGACAAGCGCAAGGAATAG
- the pilW gene encoding type IV pilus biogenesis/stability protein PilW yields MTSFAQRSTALLAALGMAGLLAACAGAGDAASSGKDLPTLSDTTAAQKRAQIRMQLAVGYYEQGQLPIALDEIKKAVAADPDYADAWGMRALIYMAMGETALADDNFRHALQLAPGNPDIANNYGSFLCQNGRVKESFKYFDTALASRQYASPEKALNNAGNCALKAREFDTAEKYLLQALQLTPDQPSTNASLARVYYERRDYVRANFFITRLGKVARADSLPADVLWLAIRVQHKMGDTGAEQGWVTQLRRHHAASPEYAAYQRGAFDE; encoded by the coding sequence ATGACGTCCTTCGCCCAGCGCAGCACGGCGCTCCTGGCGGCCCTCGGCATGGCCGGGCTGCTGGCGGCGTGCGCGGGCGCCGGGGACGCCGCCAGCAGCGGCAAGGACCTGCCCACCCTGTCGGATACGACGGCGGCGCAGAAGCGCGCCCAGATCCGCATGCAGCTGGCGGTCGGCTATTACGAGCAGGGCCAGCTGCCGATCGCGCTGGACGAGATCAAGAAAGCCGTCGCCGCCGACCCCGACTACGCGGATGCGTGGGGCATGCGCGCGCTGATCTACATGGCGATGGGCGAAACGGCCCTGGCGGACGACAACTTCCGCCATGCGCTGCAGCTGGCGCCCGGCAATCCGGACATCGCCAACAACTACGGCTCCTTCCTGTGCCAGAACGGCCGGGTCAAGGAATCGTTCAAGTATTTCGACACCGCGCTGGCCAGCCGGCAGTATGCCTCGCCGGAAAAGGCGCTGAACAACGCGGGCAACTGCGCGCTCAAGGCACGCGAGTTCGACACGGCCGAGAAGTACCTGCTGCAGGCGCTGCAGCTGACACCGGACCAGCCGTCGACGAATGCCAGCCTGGCGCGGGTTTATTATGAGCGCCGCGACTACGTGCGCGCGAATTTCTTTATCACCCGGCTGGGCAAGGTCGCCAGGGCCGACAGCCTGCCGGCCGACGTATTGTGGCTGGCGATCAGGGTGCAGCATAAGATGGGGGACACTGGCGCGGAGCAGGGGTGGGTGACGCAATTGCGCCGCCACCATGCCGCCTCGCCCGAGTATGCTGCGTATCAACGTGGGGCGTTTGATGAGTGA
- the ispG gene encoding flavodoxin-dependent (E)-4-hydroxy-3-methylbut-2-enyl-diphosphate synthase, protein MSSLILPAASAQAIPSGPTPRRASHGVLVAHGNRKVWVGGDNPVVVQSMTNTDTADAVGTAIQIKELARAGSELVRLTVDRPEAAAAVPYIREQLDKMDIDVPLVGDFHYNGHTLLTEYPDCAAALSKYRINPGNVGKGAKRDTQFAQMIEVAIRHDKPVRIGVNWGSLDQALLARIMDENAARAQPWSAQAVMYEALITSAIENAVRAEEIGLSKDKIILSCKVSGVQDLIAVYRELAKRCDYPLHLGLTEAGMGSKGIVASTAALSVLLQEGIGDTIRISLTPEPGGDRTKEVVVGQEILQTMGLRKFAPMVIACPGCGRTTSTVFQELADDIQTFLREQMPEWKKLYPGVEAMNVAVMGCIVNGPGESKHANIGISLPGTGESPAAPVFVDGQKVATLRGEGIVQEFQQIVLDYVQKNYSPVTA, encoded by the coding sequence ATGTCTTCCCTGATACTCCCGGCCGCGTCCGCGCAGGCCATCCCGTCCGGCCCCACGCCGCGCCGCGCCAGCCATGGCGTGCTGGTGGCGCACGGCAACCGCAAGGTGTGGGTCGGCGGCGACAATCCCGTCGTCGTGCAGTCGATGACCAATACCGACACGGCCGATGCCGTCGGCACCGCGATCCAGATCAAGGAGCTGGCACGCGCCGGCTCCGAGCTGGTGCGCCTGACGGTGGACCGGCCCGAGGCCGCCGCCGCCGTGCCGTACATCCGCGAGCAGCTCGACAAGATGGACATCGACGTGCCGCTGGTGGGCGACTTCCACTACAACGGCCACACCTTGCTGACCGAGTATCCGGACTGCGCCGCGGCCTTGTCGAAGTACCGCATCAATCCGGGCAACGTGGGCAAGGGCGCCAAGCGCGACACCCAGTTCGCCCAGATGATCGAAGTGGCGATCCGCCACGACAAGCCGGTGCGCATCGGCGTCAACTGGGGCTCGCTGGACCAGGCCCTGCTGGCGCGCATCATGGACGAGAACGCGGCCCGCGCGCAGCCGTGGAGCGCGCAGGCCGTGATGTACGAAGCGCTGATCACGTCGGCCATCGAGAACGCCGTGCGCGCCGAGGAAATCGGCCTGTCGAAGGACAAGATCATCCTGTCCTGTAAAGTGTCGGGCGTGCAGGACCTGATCGCCGTCTACCGCGAGCTGGCCAAGCGCTGCGACTACCCGCTGCACCTGGGCCTGACGGAAGCGGGCATGGGCAGCAAGGGCATCGTCGCCTCGACCGCCGCCCTGTCCGTGCTGCTGCAGGAAGGCATCGGCGACACGATCCGCATCTCGCTGACGCCGGAACCGGGCGGCGACCGCACCAAGGAGGTGGTGGTGGGCCAGGAGATCCTGCAGACGATGGGCCTGCGCAAGTTCGCGCCGATGGTGATCGCCTGCCCGGGCTGCGGGCGCACCACGTCCACCGTGTTCCAGGAGCTGGCGGACGACATCCAGACCTTCCTGCGCGAGCAGATGCCGGAATGGAAAAAGCTGTACCCGGGCGTGGAGGCGATGAACGTGGCCGTGATGGGCTGCATCGTCAACGGTCCGGGCGAATCGAAGCACGCCAATATCGGCATCAGCCTGCCCGGCACGGGCGAATCGCCGGCCGCGCCGGTGTTCGTGGACGGCCAGAAGGTCGCCACCTTGCGCGGCGAAGGCATCGTGCAGGAATTCCAGCAGATCGTGCTGGACTACGTGCAAAAGAATTACTCACCAGTTACCGCTTAA
- the bamB gene encoding outer membrane protein assembly factor BamB: MRITGKVIGVSLLAMTAGCGTLGSLNPFKEKDKNPPAKLVDIKSPIPARIVWKHSAGKAGLYVFSPALAENSLYVADNGGNVERLDAATGKSQWRIKAGTDLTAGVGSNGKVVAVGGTKGQVIALDAANGSQLWKVQASSEVLSAPAVSDELVIVRSMDNKITAYDIKTGERKWFIQRTTPPLTLRNAPGVVVAAPNVYVAQPAGRLLALALSNGVPRFEVPVAEPRGTTELERVSDIGGNPVVLGNDICAVTYQGKVGCFDVQTGVPRWTKPTSSDVGVAVDQRFVFVADDKGAVAAYGRDAGASAWKNDSLANRVLSTPLSYGRVVAVGDYQGYVHLLSREDGAMLGRVQVDGSAIKSVPVVAGSNMIFQTQDGTVAAIAVE; encoded by the coding sequence ATGCGTATCACCGGAAAAGTAATCGGCGTAAGCCTGCTGGCAATGACGGCCGGCTGCGGCACCCTGGGCTCCCTGAATCCGTTCAAGGAAAAGGACAAGAACCCGCCCGCGAAGCTGGTCGACATCAAGTCGCCGATCCCGGCGCGCATCGTCTGGAAGCATTCGGCCGGCAAGGCCGGCCTGTACGTATTCTCGCCGGCGCTGGCCGAGAACAGCCTGTACGTGGCGGACAACGGCGGCAACGTCGAACGCCTCGATGCCGCCACCGGCAAGTCGCAGTGGCGCATCAAGGCCGGCACCGACCTCACGGCCGGCGTTGGCTCGAACGGCAAGGTGGTGGCAGTCGGCGGCACCAAGGGCCAGGTCATCGCCCTGGACGCCGCCAACGGCAGCCAGCTGTGGAAGGTGCAGGCTTCGTCGGAAGTGCTGTCGGCCCCGGCCGTCAGCGACGAGCTGGTGATCGTGCGCAGCATGGACAACAAGATCACGGCCTATGACATCAAGACCGGCGAGCGCAAATGGTTCATCCAGCGCACCACGCCGCCGCTGACCCTGCGCAATGCGCCGGGTGTGGTGGTGGCCGCGCCGAACGTCTACGTGGCGCAGCCGGCCGGGCGCCTGCTGGCGCTGGCCCTGTCGAACGGCGTGCCGCGCTTCGAGGTGCCGGTGGCCGAGCCGCGCGGTACCACGGAGCTGGAGCGCGTGTCCGACATCGGTGGCAACCCGGTCGTGCTGGGCAACGACATCTGCGCCGTCACGTACCAGGGCAAGGTCGGCTGCTTCGATGTGCAGACCGGCGTGCCGCGCTGGACCAAGCCGACGTCGTCGGACGTGGGCGTGGCCGTCGACCAGCGCTTCGTCTTCGTGGCGGACGACAAGGGCGCCGTGGCCGCATATGGCCGTGACGCCGGCGCCAGCGCGTGGAAGAACGACTCGCTGGCCAACCGCGTGCTGTCCACGCCGCTGTCGTACGGCCGCGTGGTGGCCGTGGGCGACTACCAGGGCTATGTGCACCTGCTGTCGCGCGAGGACGGCGCCATGCTGGGCCGCGTCCAGGTGGACGGCAGCGCCATCAAGTCGGTGCCGGTCGTCGCGGGGTCCAACATGATCTTCCAGACGCAGGACGGCACCGTGGCCGCGATCGCGGTCGAGTAA
- the hflX gene encoding GTPase HflX — translation MRAALVGVDFGQGDFAASIEELTLLARSAGAEPVTTVTGKRSSPDAAYFVGSGKADEIGHAVQDLKLEIVIFNHALSPAQQRNLEKRLNVRVLDRTSLILDIFAQRAQSHEGKLQVELAQLQHLSTRLIRGWTHLERQKGGIGLRGPGETQLETDRRLIGERVKMLRARLAKLRKQHETQRRARGRNKTFSVSLVGYTNAGKSTLFNTMTKAGVYVADQLFATLDTTSRRMYMGEETGHVVLSDTVGFVRELPHQLVAAFRATLEETIHADLLLHVVDAASPVKMEQIEQVNMVLREIGADHIPQILVWNKIDAAGQEPAVERDEYDKISRVFISARTGAGLDLLRDAIIEAARDQQEADAHPRDDVAPDAISTFTHVGTH, via the coding sequence ATGCGCGCAGCCTTAGTCGGAGTCGATTTCGGTCAGGGCGACTTCGCCGCCAGTATCGAGGAGTTGACCTTGCTCGCGCGTTCCGCGGGGGCGGAGCCCGTCACGACCGTTACCGGCAAACGCTCCAGTCCGGATGCAGCCTATTTCGTCGGCAGCGGCAAGGCCGACGAGATCGGCCATGCCGTGCAGGACCTGAAGCTGGAGATCGTCATCTTCAACCATGCGCTGTCGCCTGCCCAGCAGCGCAACCTCGAGAAACGCCTGAACGTGCGCGTGCTCGACCGTACCAGCCTGATCCTCGACATCTTCGCCCAGCGGGCGCAGAGCCACGAGGGCAAGCTGCAGGTCGAGCTGGCGCAGCTGCAGCACCTGTCCACGCGGCTGATCCGCGGCTGGACTCACCTGGAGCGGCAGAAGGGCGGTATCGGCTTGCGCGGTCCCGGCGAAACCCAGCTGGAGACCGACCGCCGGCTGATCGGCGAGCGCGTCAAGATGCTGCGCGCGCGGCTGGCCAAGCTGCGCAAGCAGCACGAGACCCAGCGCCGCGCGCGCGGCCGCAACAAGACCTTCTCCGTCTCGCTGGTCGGTTATACCAACGCCGGCAAGTCCACGCTGTTCAACACGATGACCAAGGCCGGCGTGTACGTCGCCGACCAGCTGTTCGCCACGCTGGACACCACCTCGCGCCGCATGTACATGGGCGAGGAGACGGGCCACGTGGTCCTTTCCGACACGGTCGGCTTCGTGCGCGAGCTGCCCCACCAGCTGGTGGCGGCGTTCCGCGCCACGCTGGAGGAAACCATCCATGCGGACCTGCTGCTGCACGTCGTCGATGCGGCCAGCCCCGTCAAGATGGAGCAGATCGAGCAGGTCAACATGGTCCTGCGCGAGATCGGCGCCGATCACATCCCCCAGATCCTGGTGTGGAACAAGATCGACGCGGCGGGGCAGGAACCGGCCGTGGAGCGTGATGAATATGATAAGATTTCACGCGTTTTCATCAGCGCGCGCACGGGAGCCGGACTGGACCTGCTGCGCGACGCCATCATCGAGGCAGCCAGGGACCAGCAGGAAGCCGACGCCCATCCCCGGGACGATGTAGCGCCGGACGCTATTTCCACATTCACCCATGTCGGAACACACTAA
- the hflK gene encoding FtsH protease activity modulator HflK, translating to MPLSYFKKRKGLKLSLNDPRWGSDKDGNRQAQEGKKPGEGPPDLDQLWRDFNQRLNGLFGNKNRNNGGGGGGGGGGGELKGAGITVGAVATIAVLVWLASGAFIVQEGQKGIVTTFGRYSHETPAGFNWRWPYPFQANETVNVSQVRTVEVGYRTNVRNKQAAESLMLTDDENIIDIQFAVQYRLSDPKAWLYNNRDAEDTVRQVAETSIREIVGKSKMDFVLYEGREKVAFETQQLMQQILDRYASGAMVTNVTMQAVQPPEQVQAAFDDAVKAGQDRERQKNEGQAYANDIIPKARGFAFRLQQEAEAYRSMVTENALGNADRFKAVLVEYQKAPAVTRDRMYLETMQQIFANTSKVMVDAKAGSNLLYLPLDKLIAQVAATEANRSNISAPPPSAVLLPPPENTMSSTDPRRDSNRARESSRDRESR from the coding sequence ATGCCTCTTTCCTACTTCAAGAAGAGAAAAGGCCTGAAACTGTCGTTGAACGATCCCCGCTGGGGCTCGGACAAGGACGGCAACAGGCAAGCCCAGGAAGGCAAAAAGCCCGGTGAAGGTCCGCCGGATCTCGATCAGTTGTGGCGCGATTTCAACCAGCGCCTGAACGGCCTGTTCGGCAACAAGAACCGCAATAACGGCGGTGGCGGCGGCGGCGGCGGCGGCGGTGGCGAACTGAAGGGCGCCGGCATTACCGTCGGCGCCGTCGCGACCATCGCCGTGCTGGTGTGGCTGGCCAGCGGTGCGTTCATCGTGCAGGAAGGCCAGAAGGGCATCGTCACGACGTTCGGGCGCTACAGCCACGAGACGCCGGCCGGCTTCAACTGGCGCTGGCCGTATCCGTTCCAGGCCAACGAGACCGTCAACGTGTCGCAGGTGCGCACCGTCGAGGTGGGCTACCGTACCAATGTGCGCAACAAGCAGGCCGCCGAGTCGCTGATGCTGACCGACGACGAGAACATCATCGACATCCAGTTCGCCGTGCAGTACCGCCTGTCCGATCCGAAGGCCTGGCTGTACAACAACCGCGACGCGGAAGACACGGTGCGCCAGGTGGCCGAGACGTCGATCCGCGAAATCGTCGGCAAGAGCAAGATGGACTTCGTGCTGTACGAGGGCCGCGAGAAGGTCGCGTTCGAGACGCAGCAGCTGATGCAGCAGATCCTGGACCGCTACGCGTCCGGCGCGATGGTCACCAACGTGACGATGCAGGCCGTGCAGCCGCCCGAGCAGGTGCAGGCCGCGTTCGACGACGCCGTCAAGGCCGGCCAGGACCGCGAGCGCCAGAAAAACGAAGGCCAGGCCTACGCCAACGACATCATCCCGAAGGCGCGCGGCTTCGCGTTCCGCCTGCAGCAGGAGGCGGAAGCCTACCGCTCGATGGTGACCGAGAACGCGCTGGGTAACGCCGACCGCTTCAAGGCCGTGCTGGTGGAATACCAGAAGGCCCCGGCCGTCACGCGCGACCGCATGTACCTGGAGACGATGCAGCAAATCTTCGCCAACACCAGCAAGGTGATGGTCGATGCCAAGGCCGGCAGCAACCTCTTGTACCTGCCGCTGGACAAGCTGATCGCCCAGGTCGCCGCGACCGAAGCGAACCGCAGCAACATCAGCGCGCCGCCACCGTCGGCCGTGCTGCTGCCGCCGCCCGAGAACACCATGAGCTCGACCGATCCGCGCCGCGACAGCAACCGCGCCCGTGAATCGTCGCGCGACCGGGAGAGCCGTTAA
- a CDS encoding tetratricopeptide repeat protein, which translates to MAYDLEEQEQLATLKAWWAKYGNAATWVVVAGLAAYSGWTGWNYYQRTQAAEASALYDELRNAVGKDNAKVQRAAADIESRYGKTLYAELGALTAAKAAFEAKDNKAAKAQLQWVIEHGSDEYKAMAKVRLAGVLLDEKAYDEALKTLSGDMPAQFAASVNDRKGDILAAQQKLAEARTAYQAALDKTDKKSPARQLIELKFEAVGGVLPEEKPAA; encoded by the coding sequence ATGGCATACGATCTCGAAGAACAAGAACAGCTCGCCACCCTGAAGGCGTGGTGGGCAAAGTACGGCAATGCGGCGACCTGGGTCGTCGTGGCGGGTCTCGCCGCGTACTCCGGCTGGACCGGCTGGAACTACTACCAGCGCACCCAGGCCGCGGAGGCGTCGGCCCTGTACGACGAACTGCGCAATGCGGTGGGCAAGGACAACGCCAAGGTGCAGCGCGCCGCCGCCGACATCGAAAGCCGCTACGGCAAGACGCTGTACGCCGAACTGGGCGCGCTGACGGCCGCCAAGGCCGCGTTCGAAGCCAAGGACAACAAGGCCGCCAAGGCCCAGCTGCAGTGGGTGATCGAGCATGGCAGCGACGAGTACAAGGCGATGGCGAAAGTGCGCCTGGCCGGCGTGCTGCTGGACGAGAAGGCTTACGATGAGGCGCTGAAGACGCTGTCGGGCGACATGCCGGCGCAGTTCGCCGCCAGCGTCAACGACCGCAAGGGCGACATCCTGGCGGCCCAGCAGAAGCTGGCCGAAGCCCGCACGGCCTACCAGGCCGCGCTGGACAAGACCGACAAGAAAAGCCCGGCACGCCAACTGATCGAACTGAAATTCGAAGCCGTCGGCGGCGTGCTGCCGGAAGAAAAGCCGGCCGCGTAA
- the hisS gene encoding histidine--tRNA ligase, translated as MSDNKKPEKIVAIKGMNDILPADAHLWEIFENTAQSILQSYGYQNIRTPIVEETRLFARAIGAVTDIVEKEMYSFTDSMNGDQLTLRPEGTAGVVRAVLEHNLTYEGPKRLWYKGQMFRHERPQRGRYRQFHQFGAEAVGFTGPDIDAELIMLCRRLWDDLGLSNIRLELNSIGDAEERARHRVDLIAYLEQHQDILDAEAKRRLHSNPLRILDTKNPAMQDMVNGAPKLLDYLGDESRAHFEGVKKILDRNNVPYVVNTRLVRGIDYYNRTVFEWVTDELGAQGTVCAGGRYDPLIEMFGGKPTPAVGFAMGIERLIELMKSAGETAAPNQCDVYLVHQGEEAQIQAFILGERLRDAGLDVMLHCATPAGAGSFKSQMKKADGSGAAFAVIIGDDEVANKTANVKALRGEEGEQQQATVPYDDVVDYIVDQVVGGGDDHEHEHDQKHVHYHH; from the coding sequence ATGTCTGACAATAAAAAACCTGAAAAGATTGTGGCGATCAAGGGGATGAACGACATCCTGCCGGCCGACGCCCACCTGTGGGAGATCTTCGAGAACACCGCGCAATCGATCCTGCAAAGCTACGGCTACCAGAACATCCGCACGCCGATCGTCGAGGAAACGCGCCTGTTCGCGCGCGCCATCGGCGCCGTCACCGACATCGTCGAGAAGGAGATGTACTCCTTCACCGATTCGATGAACGGCGACCAGCTGACCCTGCGCCCGGAGGGCACCGCCGGCGTCGTGCGCGCCGTGCTGGAACATAACCTGACCTATGAGGGGCCGAAGCGCCTGTGGTACAAGGGCCAGATGTTCCGCCACGAGCGTCCGCAGCGCGGCCGCTACCGCCAGTTCCACCAGTTCGGCGCCGAAGCCGTCGGCTTCACGGGCCCGGACATCGACGCGGAACTGATCATGCTGTGCCGCCGCCTGTGGGACGACCTGGGCCTCTCGAATATCCGCCTGGAGCTGAACTCGATCGGCGACGCCGAGGAGCGCGCGCGCCACCGCGTCGACCTGATCGCCTATCTGGAGCAGCACCAGGACATCCTCGACGCGGAAGCCAAGCGCCGCCTGCATTCCAACCCGCTGCGCATCCTGGACACCAAGAATCCTGCCATGCAGGACATGGTCAATGGCGCGCCGAAGCTGCTGGACTACCTGGGCGACGAATCGCGCGCCCACTTCGAAGGCGTGAAGAAGATCCTGGATCGCAACAACGTGCCGTACGTCGTCAACACGCGCCTGGTGCGCGGCATCGACTACTACAACCGCACCGTGTTCGAATGGGTGACGGACGAACTGGGCGCGCAGGGCACCGTTTGCGCCGGCGGCCGCTACGATCCGCTGATCGAGATGTTCGGCGGGAAGCCGACGCCGGCCGTCGGTTTTGCGATGGGCATCGAGCGCCTGATCGAGCTGATGAAATCGGCCGGCGAGACGGCCGCGCCGAACCAGTGCGACGTCTACCTGGTGCACCAGGGCGAGGAAGCGCAGATCCAGGCGTTCATCCTGGGCGAGCGCCTGCGTGACGCCGGCCTGGACGTGATGCTGCACTGCGCGACGCCAGCGGGCGCCGGCAGCTTCAAGAGCCAGATGAAGAAGGCCGACGGCAGCGGCGCGGCCTTCGCCGTCATCATCGGCGACGACGAAGTCGCGAACAAGACCGCCAACGTCAAGGCGCTGCGCGGTGAAGAGGGCGAGCAGCAGCAAGCCACCGTGCCGTACGACGACGTGGTCGACTACATCGTCGACCAGGTCGTCGGTGGCGGCGACGATCACGAACACGAGCACGATCAAAAGCACGTGCATTACCACCATTAA
- the hfq gene encoding RNA chaperone Hfq — protein MSNKGQLLQDPFLNALRKEHVPVSIYLVNGIKLQGHIESFDQYVVLLRNTVTQMVYKHAISTVVPARAVNLNIESEAE, from the coding sequence ATGAGCAATAAAGGGCAATTGTTACAAGACCCATTTCTGAATGCGCTGCGTAAAGAGCACGTTCCCGTCTCGATCTACCTGGTCAACGGTATCAAACTGCAAGGCCATATCGAGTCGTTCGACCAGTACGTCGTCCTGCTGCGTAACACCGTCACCCAGATGGTCTACAAGCACGCCATCTCGACCGTGGTTCCCGCACGCGCCGTCAACCTCAACATCGAATCCGAGGCCGAGTGA